In the Nerophis ophidion isolate RoL-2023_Sa linkage group LG19, RoL_Noph_v1.0, whole genome shotgun sequence genome, one interval contains:
- the LOC133537827 gene encoding toll-like receptor 8: MTPTCWMRLLLLCMCCWPAATKPVWMQPKFPCDVTAKNISQVIFDCTGRKLTDVPQGITSNATELYLSNNNIGSIGRDSFSNLLNLTLLKLTFAYGKKSVNIEHGTFRNLTKLQTLILSFNRLTAIPAKLPSSLEVLDVYNNKITFLDRSSFNGLKNMTKLLLSKNCYYWNPCGKYMNITDGSLAVMTQLRLLDLAFNNLTKVPKGLPLSLYRLMLGANQIEYISEKDFRGMNQLKVLKMKGNCPRCQNAPYPCVPCKNGALAIHKHAFKDLTDLETLHLGGNSLTYMKTEWFVTLTKLKELFVAFNFLLATISGEATFLSHLPKLEKMDLSFNFDLTSYPSKLNLSKNFASLEALKTLHLEGLVFQEIGPDSLRPLYELKNLSTLNLGTNFVLHLDSAILSNLPHLRMIYLAENRLHPNSVKTLVYSSDGYNKRQDFTVSTLALPHPQEFEINHSLVKQECYNSGPVLSLASNNLFFISPQQFIGYINITCLNLSRNGFSAALNGTEFSSIPTLTYLDLSFNKVDLVNDNALSELKNLQVLDISHNSHYFQAFGITHNLHFTKKLPVLRVLNMSHNYISTLTTKHMYSKSLTELQFRRNNLGTLWKKRDNSYHEIFNKLTNLTILDISENNIKELPNRVYHFLPRNLTILRISNNFLKYFKWSKLIYLPKLQTLDLSHNSISDVIGIDTKAPNNLTNLDLSNNDIFHLDDGFLRGAKSLRTLSLSYNKLNLINQSTFLYRPEILLLDGNPFQCTCDMLDFILWIENSGVHIPRLNPDVTCEGPQKEKDHPLILFDINQCVNDSLAFLLYTVTFSFIIVFMVVVTVAHLFYWDASYVLHYLKAKMIGYQSLKSRCGIYEVFVIYDTKDPQVSEWVMKDLRVKLEEEGEIHLPLCLEQRDWIPGVPLMDNLIQSIRDSRKTMFVLTEGYVKTGIFRLAMYLAHQRLLDENIDVIVLLMLEPVLQHSYFLRLRKRLCRKSVVEWPKTAAAEPWFWQNLRNVIQVDNQVMYNKTYSMYFNSSWLPLTTKVPNPTERQEEEEIEKGSRGGSTEGNDRLCQEERGRQDSAGSGRDGEESTGFAKSDRVNTRRLGKKPQDNTADPTGYRNEPQETHNTQGQRKLCLPRGDLDQGTCGDPRKRSGGGAAREDAVEVGGAKIRTPKPVPFFHIAALLQPVSAIMSDKPDITEVTTFDKSKLKKTETAEKNQLPTKEIIEQEKAESS; this comes from the exons ATG ACTCCTACGTGTTGGATGCGATTGCTGCTGCTTTGCATGTGTTGCTGGCCTGCTGCGACTAAACCCGTGTGGATGCAACCCAAGTTCCCTTGTGATGTCACAGCAAAGAATATCTCACAGGTTATATTTGACTGCACAGGTCGTAAACTGACAGATGTTCCACAAGGGATAACGAGTAATGCAACAGAGCTGTACTTATCGAATAATAACATCGGTTCTATCGGTCGTGATTCTTTTTCTAACCTATTGAATCTCACCCTACTCAAACTGACCTTTGCATACGGGAAAAAGTCTGTGAATATTGAACACGGTACTTTCAGAAACCTGACCAAGCTGCAAACATTGATACTGAGCTTCAACCGCCTGACCGCAATACCTGCCAAGCTCCCGTCTAGTTTGGAAGTCCTTGACGTCTACAACAACAAGATTACATTCCTGGATAGGAGCAGCTTTAATGGATTGAAGAACATGACAAAACTGTTGCTATCCAAAAACTGCTATTACTGGAACCCTTGTGGAAAGTATATGAACATTACAGATGGCAGTTTAGCAGTGATGACCCAACTTCGGCTTTTGGACTTGGCCTTTAACAACCTAACCAAAGTCCCCAAAGGATTGCCCTTGTCTTTGTACCGGCTAATGCTGGGGGCCAATCAAATCGAGTACATATCGGAGAAGGATTTCCGTGGCATGAACCAACTGAAAGTCCTGAAAATGAAAGGGAATTGTCCAAGATGTCAAAATGCTCCTTATCCATGTGTTCCTTGCAAAAACGGTGCACTTGCCATCCACAAACACGCATTCAAGGATTTAACAGATCTTGAAACACTCCATTTGGGAGGAAACTCGTTGACATACATGAAAACCGAGTGGTTTGTGACCCTAACGAAACTCAAAGAACTGTTTGTCGCGTTTAACTTCTTACTTGCCACAATATCTGGGGAGGCTACATTTCTGTCACACCTTCCAAAACTTGAAAAAATGGATCTGTCATTCAACTTTGACTTGACGTCCTACCCTTCAAAACTGAATCTATCCAAGAATTTTGCAAGTCTAGAGGCCCTTAAAACTTTGCATTTGGAGGGGTTGGTCTTCCAGGAAATAGGACCCGACTCACTTAGACCTCTGTACGAGCTCAAAAACTTGTCGACACTGAACCTAGGAACAAACTTTGTATTGCATTTAGACAGTGCCATATTGAGCAACCTACCACACTTGAGAATGATATACCTAGCAGAAAACCGTCTCCATCCAAATTCGGTGAAAACTCTGGTGTATTCAAGCGATGGATACAACAAGAGGCAGGACTTTACGGTTTCCACATTAGCACTGCCTCATCCACAGGAGTTTGAGATCAACCATAGCTTAGTCAAACAGGAGTGTTACAACTCCGGGCCAGTGCTAAGCCTCGCCTCGAATAATCTGTTCTTCATTTCGCCACAGCAGTTCATTGGTTACATCAATATCACATGTCTCAACCTCTCGAGGAACGGATTTTCAGCAGCGCTCAATGGCACAGAGTTCTCCTCCATCCCTACGCTGACATATCTAGACCTGTCCTTCAATAAGGTTGATTTAGTCAACGACAACGCCCTTAGTGAACTAAAGAACCTCCAAGTACTGGACATCAGTCACAATTCTCACTACTTCCAGGCCTTCGGCATCACACACAACTTACACTTCACAAAAAAACTGCCTGTCCTGAGGGTGCTGAATATGAGTCATAACTATATTTCCACATTGACAACAAAACATATGTACAGCAAATCCTTAACCGAGCTACAATTCAGACGAAACAATTTAGGGactctttggaaaaaaagagataattcATATCATGAAATTTTCAACAAACTCACTAATTTGACCATATTAGACATTTCCGAAAACAACATCAAAGAACTACCCAACCGTGTGTATCACTTCTTGCCACGAAACCTTACAATACTACGTATTAGTAACAACTTTCTCAAGTATTTCAAATGGAGCAAGCTAATTTATTTGCCTAAACTTCAAACTCTGGACCTGAGCCACAATTCCATATCTGATGTGATAGGCATAGACACCAAAGCCCCCAACAATTTGACCAACCTTGACTTAAGCAACAATGACATTTTCCATTTGGATGATGGGTTTTTGAGAGGCGCAAAAAGCCTTAGGACTCTTTCACTTAGCTACAACAAACTAaacctaatcaatcaatcaacattccTGTACAGACCTGAAATATTGTTACTGGATGGTAACCCGTTTCAGTGTACCTGTGACATGCTAGATTTTATTCTGTGGATTGAAAACAGTGGTGTGCACATCCCAAGACTGAATCCTGATGTGACATGTGAAGGACCACAAAAAGAGAAGGATCATCCACTCATCCTCTTCGATAttaatcagtgtgtaaatgacaGTCTGGCGTTCTTGCTCTACACAGTCACTTTTTCcttcattattgtttttatggTTGTGGTGACGGTTGCCCACTTATTTTACTGGGACGCTTCCTACGTCCTGCACTATTTGAAAGCAAAAATGATAGGGTACCAATCTTTGAAATCGCGCTGTGGCATTTATGAAGTCTTTGTGATTTACGACACCAAAGATCCACAGGTTTCCGAGTGGGTGATGAAGGATCTGCGTGTGAAGCTGGAGGAAGAGGGGGAAATACATCTCCCTCTCTGTCTTGAGCAGAGGGACTGGATTCCTGGAGTCCCCTTAATGGACAACCTAATTCAGAGCATCCGAGACAGCCGCAAGACAATGTTTGTTCTCACAGAGGGGTATGTCAAGACAGGCATTTTCAGGCTGGCCATGTACCTCGCACATCAACGATTGCTCGATGAAAACATAGACGTTATTGTGTTGCTCATGCTAGAGCCCGTGCTCCAGCACTCCTACTTCCTGCGTCTCCGTAAGAGACTGTGCAGGAAAAGTGTGGTGGAGTGGCCCAAAACAGCGGCCGCCGAGCCCTGGTTTTGGCAAAACCTGCGGAACGTCATCCAAGTAGACAATCAGGTCATGTACAACAAGACCTACTCCATGTACTTCAACAGTAG ctggttgcccctaacaaccaaagTGCCCAATCCAACG GAGCGACAGGAGGAGGAAGAAATAGAAAAAGGTTCAAGAGGAGGGTCGACGGAGGGAAACGACAGGCTTTGCCAGGAGGAGAGGGGACGGCAGGATTCGGCAGGTTCTGGCCGGGACGGGGAAGAATCGACAGGCTTTGCCAAGAGCGACCGGGTGAACACACGCAGGCTGGGAAAGAAACCCCAGGACAACACAGCAGACCCCACAGGCTACCGGAACGAACCCCAAGAAACACACAACAcgcaggggcagaggaaactctgcctCCCAA ggggCGATTTGGACCAAGGAACCTGCGGCGACCCCCGGAAGCGATCGGGAGGCGGAGCGGCACGG GAAGACGCCGTGGAAGTGGGCGGAGCCAAGATAAGGACCCCCAAGCCTGTC CCTTTCTTCCACATCGCTGCTTTACTTCAGCCTG TCTCTGCAATCATGTCTGACAAACCCGACATCACAGAAGTCACAACCTTTGACAAGTCCAAGCTGAAGAAGACTGAGACCGCTGAGAAAAACCAACTGCCCACCAAAGAAA tcatcGAGCAGGAAAAAGCAGAGTCTTCATGA
- the tlr7 gene encoding toll-like receptor 7 has protein sequence MLFHLVFVALLDLWWCPFKLSAVILYPKTLPCDVSKADNGSAVMVDCTDRRLIDIPGGIPRDTTNLTLTINHIPKLNSSSFGSLENLTELDFRCNCLPIKIGPKDHICIGSVMIDDDTFAGLMKLQALYLDGNQLSDIPKGLPPDLHLLSLEVNHIYEISHAKLSTIKSVEKLYLGQNCYYRNPCNFSYQIEEGAFLLLTNLTLLSLKANNLSFIPHQLPTSLKELYLYNNNIEQVTENDLKNLTNLEILDISGNCPRCYNAPFPCTPCQNDSSLQISKSAFKTLAKLKTLRLHSNSLKHVLPDWFDGTRELRVLDLSSNFLALDIIITSFPQFLSKLEELDLSFNFDLMRYSKTLKLSKHFSQLKSLKILRIQGYVFQQLKQDSIDPLKALPNLEVIDLGTNFIKITNLSILMDLPSFKMISLSENKISSPSDKENAVGFSEGEEEPLLGSPMLADYKHTELREMHYFRYDEYARSCKYKDKELGIKKTFAKMECTQFGKTLDVSRNNIFFLHSRFLNLSELRCLNLSGNAMSQSLNGSEFTYLSNLKYLDFSLNRLDLRYATAFQELKNLVILDISKNNHYFESEGITHMLNFTKSLKKLKTLRMNHNKISTSTNTEMESDSLERLEFIDNRLDMLWRDGDTRFVNYFKKLLNLKMLDISQNNLNFIPHQVFSGLPKKLSKLYIKQNKFKSFAWEKLQLLQSLQVLDLSDNSLSTVPRMLSNCTKTLKKLILKGNQIRTLTPNFLIDAHNFTYLDISSNRIQHIAVSSFPDDVVSQMEMLLLHNNDFVCSCNITSFVRWLKSTTVPIPKLATDVTCATPEAQRGIPVISVDLLACQHNELSIILYMLNASLVLCFLILSISSHLFLWDVWYIYHFCLAKFKGYRRLNSQSALYDAFVIYDKEDPAVLEWVRKEMCIHLEERGDRQLTLCLEERDWIPGCPLIDNLLQSIHKSKRTVFVLTNRYIKSGNFKTAFYMAQQRLMDEKNDVIVIILLEEVPCNSKYLRLRKRLYKRSVLKWPTNPRAQLYFWFNLRSVLANESHKQYNNLFKETL, from the coding sequence GTGTTTGTGGCACTGCTGGACCTTTGGTGGTGTCCCTTCAAATTGTCAGCTGTTATTTTATACCCCAAAACGTTGCCTTGTGATGTGAGCAAGGCCGACAACGGGAGTGCGGTGATGGTGGACTGCACCGACAGACGCCTCATAGACATCCCTGGCGGCATTCCGAGAGACACCACTAATCTGACGCTCACCATCAACCACATTCCAAAGTTAAACTCCTCCTCTTTTGGCAGTTTGGAGAACCTGACTGAGCTTGATTTTCGGTGCAACTGCCTCCCCATTAAAATCGGCCCGAAAGACCACATTTGCATTGGGAGTGTGATGATTGATGACGATACCTTTGCCGGCTTAATGAAACTGCAAGCACTGTATTTAGACGGAAACCAACTCAGTGATATACCCAAAGGACTGCCCCCTGATCTTCACCTGTTGAGCTTAGAAGTCAATCACATCTATGAAATTTCTCATGCAAAACTATCCACAATCAAAAGTGTTGAGAAGCTCTATCTTGGTCAAAATTGCTACTATCGAAATCCATGCAACTTTTCCTACCAAATTGAGGAGggggcctttttactgctcaccAATTTAACACTTCTATCTCTGAAGGCAAATAACTTGTCTTTCATTCCACATCAACTACCTACAAGCCTGAAGGAGTTGTATCTCTACAATAACAACATTGAGCAGGTCACAGAGAATGATTTAAAAAACCTAACAAACCTGGAGATACTGGACATAAGCGGGAACTGTCCCCGGTGTTACAATGCTCCTTTCCCATGCACACCTTGCCAAAACGATTCCTCTCTTCAAATCAGCAAATCAGCTTTTAAAACGCTGGCAAAACTGAAGACACTCCGTCTGCACAGTAACTCTCTAAAACATGTGCTACCTGATTGGTTCGACGGTACAAGAGAGCTGAGAGTCCTCGATCTATCATCCAACTTTTTAGCTTTGGATATAATAATTACCAGCTTCCCACAATTTCTGAGTAAACTGGAAGAACTGGACCTGTCATTTAACTTTGATCTAATGCGGTACTCCAAAACTCTAAAGTTGAGCAAACATTTTTCCCAACTCAAGTCCCTTAAAATCCTCAGAATACAAGGCTATGTCTTTCAACAGCTAAAACAAGACAGCATTGATCCTTTAAAAGCACTGCCAAACTTAGAAGTCATAGACCTGGGTACGAACTTCATAAAAATTACAAACCTTAGTATTTTGATGGACTTGCCAAGTTTTAAAATGATCAGTCTCTCTGAAAACAAAATATCGTCCCCATCTGACAAGGAGAATGCTGTTGGTTTCTCCGAAGGAGAGGAAGAACCCTTACTCGGTTCGCCCATGTTGGCTGACTACAAACATACGGAACTACGAGAGATGCACTACTTCCGATATGATGAATACGCGCGTAGTTGCAAATATAAGGATAAAGAACTTGGAATTAAAAAGACTTTTGCCAAAATGGAATGCACACAATTCGGCAAAACCCTGGATGTAAGCAGGAACAACATTTTCTTTCTGCATTCACGTTTTTTAAATCTCTCTGAGCTGCGTTGCCTTAATCTGTCTGGCAATGCAATGAGCCAAAGTCTAAATGGCTCTGAATTTACCTACCTGAGTAATTTAAAATATCTAGACTTCTCACTGAATCGTCTGGACCTGCGCTACGCTACTGCCTTTCAAGAGCTGAAAAATCTGGTGATCCTCGATATTAGTAAAAACAACCATTATTTTGAATCCGAGGGCATTACTCACATGCTTAATTTCACAAAAAGCCTGAAAAAACTCAAGACGCTGCGGATGAACCACAACAAGATCTCAACTTCGACAAACACTGAGATGGAAAGTGATTCCTTGGAGAGGCTTGAGTTCATAGATAACCGACTGGATATGTTGTGGCGAGACGGTGACACCAGATTTGTCAATTACTTCAAGAAGCTACTTAATCTGAAGATGCTCGACATTTCTCAGAACAACCTCAATTTCATCCCGCATCAAGTGTTCTCGGGTCTGCCAAAGAAGCTGtctaagctctacataaagcaaaacaaatttaaatcatttgcaTGGGAAAAACTACAACTTCTACAATCACTGCAAGTCTTAGATCTCAGTGACAACAGCTTATCGACTGTTCCAAGAATGCTCTCAAACTGCACCAAAACCCTCAAAAAGCTCATCTTGAAGGGAAACCAAATCAGAACCCTCACACCCAATTTTCTCATCGATGCACATAACTTTACATATTTAGACATCAGTTCTAATCGCATACAACACATTGCGGTATCGAGCTTCCCCGATGACGTCGTCAGTCAGATGGAAATGCTGCTTTTGCACAACAACGATTTTGTGTGCTCGTGCAACATCACTTCTTTTGTCAGATGGCTCAAAAGTACCACAGTGCCCATCCCCAAACTGGCCACGGATGTGACCTGTGCCACTCCAGAGGCACAAAGAGGTATACCCGTGATCTCGGTTGACCTGCTGGCCTGTCAACACAATGAATTGTCAATCATTCTCTACATGCTCAACGCTTCCCTCGTTCTTTGCTTCCTCATCCTGTCCATCTCCAGCCATCTCTTCCTATGGGACGTCTGGTACATCTACCATTTCTGCCTGGCCAAGTTCAAAGGCTATAGGCGCTTGAACTCCCAAAGTGCCCTCTATGACGCCTTTGTGATTTATGACAAAGAAGACCCAGCCGTGTTGGAATGGGTGAGAAAGGAAATGTGCATCCACTTGGAGGAACGAGGAGACCGTCAACTGACTTTGTGTCTGGAAGAGCGAGACTGGATTCCTGGCTGTCCACTGATCGACAATCTCTTACAGAGCATTCACAAGAGCAAGAGGACGGTGTTTGTTCTCACCAATAGATACATCAAAAGCGGAAACTTCAAGACAGCTTTCTACATGGCCCAGCAAAGGTTAATGGACGAGAAAAATGACGTTATCGTCATTATCCTTTTGGAGGAAGTGCCATGCAATTCCAAGTACTTAAGATTGAGGAAAAGGCTGTACAAACGCTCGGTTCTCAAGTGGCCGACAAACCCTCGAGCTCAGCTATACTTCTGGTTCAACTTGAGAAGTGTTTTAGCCAACGAAAGCCACAAGCAATACAACAACCTTTTCAAGGAGACACTGTAA